In Tiliqua scincoides isolate rTilSci1 chromosome 1, rTilSci1.hap2, whole genome shotgun sequence, the following are encoded in one genomic region:
- the TLX3 gene encoding T-cell leukemia homeobox protein 3, giving the protein MDQPTNTQTPHPHEPISFGIDQILNSSEQETPSQPAPRGSDGGGATNYLGSPVSRTSAPYPSLPGAFPGIGAPFEDSGSYSVNLSLAPSGVIRVPAHRPIPGAVPPPISSAIPAMPAVPSLGSLNFPWMESSRRFVKDRFTAAAALTPFTVTRRIGHPYQNRTPPKRKKPRTSFSRVQICELEKRFHRQKYLASAERAALAKSLKMTDAQVKTWFQNRRTKWRRQTAEEREAERQQASRLMLQLQHDAFQKSLNDSIQPDPLCLHNSSLFALQNLQPWEEEGTKIPPVTSLV; this is encoded by the exons ATGGATCAGCCAACGAACACGCAGACGCCGCATCCACACGAGCCCATCAGCTTCGGGATTGATCAGATCTTGAACAGCTCCGAGCAGGAGACCCCTTCCCAGCCCGCCCCCCGAGGATCGGACGGCGGCGGCGCCACGAACTACTTGGGCAGCCCCGTGAGCAGGACCAGCGCCCCGTACCCTTCCCTGCCCGGCGCCTTCCCGGGCATCGGGGCCCCCTTCGAAGACTCTGGATCTTACAGTGTGAACCTCAGCCTGGCCCCATCTGGCGTGATCAGGGTGCCAGCCCACAGGCCCATCCCCGGGGCCGTGCCGCCTCCCATCTCCAGCGCCATCCCGGCCATGCCAGCTGTGCCCAGCCTTGGCAGCCTCAACTTCCCTTGGATGGAGAGCAGTAGGCGGTTCGTCAAGGACAGGTTCACAG cggcggcggcgctgACCCCCTTCACGGTGACGCGGAGGATCGGGCACCCCTACCAGAACCGCACCCCGCCCAAGCGCAAGAAGCCGCGCACCTCCTTCTCCCGGGTGCAGATCTGCGAGCTGGAGAAGCGCTTCCACCGGCAGAAGTACCTGGCCTCGGCCGAGAGGGCGGCGCTCGCCAAGTCGCTCAAGATGACCGACGCCCAAGTCAAGACTTGGTTCCAGAATCGCCGCACCAAGTGGCG GCGACAGACGGCGGAGGAGCGGGAGGCGGAGCGGCAGCAGGCCAGCCGGCtgatgctgcagctgcagcacgaCGCCTTCCAGAAGTCCCTGAACGACTCGATCCAGCCGGACCCGCTGTGCCTGCACAACTCCTCGCTCTTCGCGCTGCAGAACCTCCAgccctgggaggaggagggcacCAAGATCCCGCCCGTCACCTCCCTGGTGTGA